Proteins co-encoded in one Oncorhynchus tshawytscha isolate Ot180627B linkage group LG34, Otsh_v2.0, whole genome shotgun sequence genomic window:
- the LOC112232018 gene encoding neuronal membrane glycoprotein M6-a isoform X2, whose product MEENMEEGQNSKGCFECCVKCLGVLPYASLFATILLYAGVALFCGCGHEALSGTATILQNYFEVVRAPVETLDVLTMIDILKYVIYGVAAAFFVYGILLMVEGFFTTGAIRDLYGDFKITACGRCVSAWFIMLTYIFFLAWLGVTAFTSLPVFMYFNIWTLCQNTTVVEGANLCLDLRQFGMVTIGEERKVCTGSEKFFKMCESNELDMTFHLFVCALAGAGAAVIAMASAATVLIRNNVLLTSQSLGKYCTRF is encoded by the exons gatGCTTTGAGTGCTGCGTCAAATGCCTGGGCGTCCTCCCGTATGCCTCTCTCTTCGCCACCATCCTTCTGTACGCTGGGGTGGCGCTGTTCTGCGGCTGCGGGCACGAGGCCCTCTCTGGCACCGCCACCATCCTGCAGAACTACTTCGAGGTGGTCCGAGCTCCCGTGGAAACCCTGGACGTCTTAACcat GATTGACATCTTGAAGTATGTCATCTACGGCGTGGCGGCGGCATTCTTCGTCTACGGCATCCTGCTGATGGTGGAGGGCTTCTTCACCACCGGCGCCATCAGGGACCTGTACGGAGACTTCAAGATCACCGCCTGCGGACGGTGCGTCTCCGCCTGG TTCATTATGTTGACCTATATCTTCTTCCTGGCCTGGTTGGGTGTGACAGCCTTCACCTCGCTGCCCGTCTTCATGTACTTCAACATCTGGAccctctgtcagaacaccactgTGGTGGAGGGGGCCAACCTCTGCCTGGACTTGCGCCAGTTTG GCATGGTAACTAtcggggaggagaggaaggtgtgCACGGGCTCCGAGAAGTTCTTTAAGATGTGTGAGTCTAACGAG CTGGACATGACGTTCCACTTGTTCGTCTGTGCCCTGGCCGGGGCTGGGGCTGCAGTCATCGCCATG GCGTCAGCTGCCACGGTCCTTATCCGTAACAATGTCCTCCTGACGTCTCAGAGTCTGGGCAAATACTGCACCCGCTTCTGA
- the LOC112232018 gene encoding neuronal membrane glycoprotein M6-a isoform X1: protein MEENMEEGQNSKGCFECCVKCLGVLPYASLFATILLYAGVALFCGCGHEALSGTATILQNYFEVVRAPVETLDVLTMIDILKYVIYGVAAAFFVYGILLMVEGFFTTGAIRDLYGDFKITACGRCVSAWFIMLTYIFFLAWLGVTAFTSLPVFMYFNIWTLCQNTTVVEGANLCLDLRQFGMVTIGEERKVCTGSEKFFKMCESNELDMTFHLFVCALAGAGAAVIAMVHYLMVLSANWAYVKDACRMQKYEDIKSKEEQELHDIHSTRSKERLNAYT, encoded by the exons gatGCTTTGAGTGCTGCGTCAAATGCCTGGGCGTCCTCCCGTATGCCTCTCTCTTCGCCACCATCCTTCTGTACGCTGGGGTGGCGCTGTTCTGCGGCTGCGGGCACGAGGCCCTCTCTGGCACCGCCACCATCCTGCAGAACTACTTCGAGGTGGTCCGAGCTCCCGTGGAAACCCTGGACGTCTTAACcat GATTGACATCTTGAAGTATGTCATCTACGGCGTGGCGGCGGCATTCTTCGTCTACGGCATCCTGCTGATGGTGGAGGGCTTCTTCACCACCGGCGCCATCAGGGACCTGTACGGAGACTTCAAGATCACCGCCTGCGGACGGTGCGTCTCCGCCTGG TTCATTATGTTGACCTATATCTTCTTCCTGGCCTGGTTGGGTGTGACAGCCTTCACCTCGCTGCCCGTCTTCATGTACTTCAACATCTGGAccctctgtcagaacaccactgTGGTGGAGGGGGCCAACCTCTGCCTGGACTTGCGCCAGTTTG GCATGGTAACTAtcggggaggagaggaaggtgtgCACGGGCTCCGAGAAGTTCTTTAAGATGTGTGAGTCTAACGAG CTGGACATGACGTTCCACTTGTTCGTCTGTGCCCTGGCCGGGGCTGGGGCTGCAGTCATCGCCATG GTCCACTACCTAATGGTACTGTCTGCTAACTGGGCCTACGTGAAGGACGCATGTCGGATGCAGAAGTACGAGGACATCAAGtccaaggaggagcaggagctcCACGACATCCACTCCACTCGCTCTAAAGAGCGTCTCAATGCCTACACCTAA